Proteins encoded by one window of Conger conger chromosome 1, fConCon1.1, whole genome shotgun sequence:
- the LOC133136979 gene encoding B-cell receptor CD22-like isoform X10, which translates to MGVRYTLHFWTLALVILPGVLGDNWGVWYSKTEICAVRESTETIRCRYTYPELTVNTNPPGRIKEGDNVNLTCDTTCKLNQSEITLLKNKQDLGLPSLQFNSISYQNSGNYSCALKGNITISSKQMILDVQYPPKSTSVSVSPSGEIVEGSSVTLTCSSDANPRVQSYTWFKENRAVSSKRLKETYTISNMSSEDSGRYHCQAQNEHGVDNSTAVALTVAAKHSAQLIIALALGIILIVLVVAVMTIVYFKRRKSEGQSGDPGGIKQAEEEGVSYASIQFKKKPAKSTAAGAADG; encoded by the exons ATGGGGGTCAGATACACTTTGCACTTCTGGACACTGGCTCTTGTCATCCTACCGG gtgtcCTTGGTGATAACTGGGGTGTGTGGTATTCAAAGACAGAAATCTGCGCAGTGAGGGAGTCCACCGAAACCATCCGCTGTCGATATACATATCCt GAGTTAACAGTGAATACAAACCCACCAGGAAGAATAAAAGAGGGAGACAATGTGAATCTGACCTGTGATACAACCTGcaaactgaaccaatcagagatCACCTTATTGAAAAACAAGCAGGACTTGGGACTACCCTCACTTCAGTTCAATTCTATTTCCTACCAAAACTCTGGAAACTACTCATGTGCTCTGAAAGGCAATATAACAATCTCATCTAAACAAATGATTCTGGATGTTCAAT ATCCTCCCAAGAgcacctcagtgtcagtgagtccctctggtgaaatagtggagggcagttcagtgactctgacctgcagtagTGATGCCAACCCACGAGTACAGAGCTACACCTGGTTTAAAGAGAATAGAGCTGTATCCTCAAAGAGACTCAAAGAGACTTACACCATCAGTAATATGAGCTCTGAAGACAGTGGACGGTACCATTGTCAGGCTCAAAATGAGCACGGAGTAGACAACTCTACTGCTGTGGCCCTCACTGTAGCAG CCAAACACAGTGCTCAACTGATAATTGCTCTAGCACTGGGGATTATTTTGATTGTCCTGGTTGTTGCTGTGATGACCATCGTTTATTTCAAGAG GAGGAAATCTGAGGGCCAATCGGGTGACCCTGGCGGCATCAAGCAAGCTGAG gaGGAGGGAGTCAGCTACGCCTCCATTCAGTTCAAAAAGAAACCGGCAAAGAG cacagcagcaggagcagccgATGGATGA
- the LOC133136979 gene encoding B-cell receptor CD22-like isoform X3, which produces MGVRYTLHFWTLALVILPGVLGDNWGVWYSKTEICAVRESTETIRCRYTYPELTVNTNPPGRIKEGDNVNLTCDTTCKLNQSEITLLKNKQDLGLPSLQFNSISYQNSGNYSCALKGNITISSKQMILDVQYPPKSTSVSVSPSGEIVEGSSVTLTCSSDANPRVQSYTWFKENRAVSSKRLKETYTISNMSSEDSGRYHCQAQNEHGVDNSTAVALTVAAKHSAQLIIALALGIILIVLVVAVMTIVYFKRKSEGQSGDPGGIKQAEEEGVSYASIQFKKKPAKRRKSEGQSGDPGGIKQAEEEGVNYASIQFKKKPAKSSAQQQEQPMDDSNIYSTLKN; this is translated from the exons ATGGGGGTCAGATACACTTTGCACTTCTGGACACTGGCTCTTGTCATCCTACCGG gtgtcCTTGGTGATAACTGGGGTGTGTGGTATTCAAAGACAGAAATCTGCGCAGTGAGGGAGTCCACCGAAACCATCCGCTGTCGATATACATATCCt GAGTTAACAGTGAATACAAACCCACCAGGAAGAATAAAAGAGGGAGACAATGTGAATCTGACCTGTGATACAACCTGcaaactgaaccaatcagagatCACCTTATTGAAAAACAAGCAGGACTTGGGACTACCCTCACTTCAGTTCAATTCTATTTCCTACCAAAACTCTGGAAACTACTCATGTGCTCTGAAAGGCAATATAACAATCTCATCTAAACAAATGATTCTGGATGTTCAAT ATCCTCCCAAGAgcacctcagtgtcagtgagtccctctggtgaaatagtggagggcagttcagtgactctgacctgcagtagTGATGCCAACCCACGAGTACAGAGCTACACCTGGTTTAAAGAGAATAGAGCTGTATCCTCAAAGAGACTCAAAGAGACTTACACCATCAGTAATATGAGCTCTGAAGACAGTGGACGGTACCATTGTCAGGCTCAAAATGAGCACGGAGTAGACAACTCTACTGCTGTGGCCCTCACTGTAGCAG CCAAACACAGTGCTCAACTGATAATTGCTCTAGCACTGGGGATTATTTTGATTGTCCTGGTTGTTGCTGTGATGACCATCGTTTATTTCAAGAG GAAATCTGAGGGCCAATCGGGTGACCCTGGCGGCATCAAGCAAGCTGAG gaGGAGGGAGTCAGCTACGCCTCCATTCAGTTCAAAAAGAAACCGGCAAAGAG GAGGAAATCTGAGGGCCAATCGGGTGACCCTGGCGGCATCAAGCAAGCTGAG gaGGAGGGAGTCAACTACGCCTCCATTCAGTTCAAAAAGAAACCAGCGAAGAG CTCAgcacagcagcaggagcagccgATGGATGACTCCAATATCTACAGCACACTGAAGAATTAG
- the LOC133136979 gene encoding B-cell receptor CD22-like isoform X7, which translates to MGVRYTLHFWTLALVILPGVLGDNWGVWYSKTEICAVRESTETIRCRYTYPELTVNTNPPGRIKEGDNVNLTCDTTCKLNQSEITLLKNKQDLGLPSLQFNSISYQNSGNYSCALKGNITISSKQMILDVQYPPKSTSVSVSPSGEIVEGSSVTLTCSSDANPRVQSYTWFKENRAVSSKRLKETYTISNMSSEDSGRYHCQAQNEHGVDNSTAVALTVAAKHSAQLIIALALGIILIVLVVAVMTIVYFKRRKSEGQSGDPGGIKQAEEEGVNYASIQFKKKPAKSSAQQQEQPMDDSNIYSTLKN; encoded by the exons ATGGGGGTCAGATACACTTTGCACTTCTGGACACTGGCTCTTGTCATCCTACCGG gtgtcCTTGGTGATAACTGGGGTGTGTGGTATTCAAAGACAGAAATCTGCGCAGTGAGGGAGTCCACCGAAACCATCCGCTGTCGATATACATATCCt GAGTTAACAGTGAATACAAACCCACCAGGAAGAATAAAAGAGGGAGACAATGTGAATCTGACCTGTGATACAACCTGcaaactgaaccaatcagagatCACCTTATTGAAAAACAAGCAGGACTTGGGACTACCCTCACTTCAGTTCAATTCTATTTCCTACCAAAACTCTGGAAACTACTCATGTGCTCTGAAAGGCAATATAACAATCTCATCTAAACAAATGATTCTGGATGTTCAAT ATCCTCCCAAGAgcacctcagtgtcagtgagtccctctggtgaaatagtggagggcagttcagtgactctgacctgcagtagTGATGCCAACCCACGAGTACAGAGCTACACCTGGTTTAAAGAGAATAGAGCTGTATCCTCAAAGAGACTCAAAGAGACTTACACCATCAGTAATATGAGCTCTGAAGACAGTGGACGGTACCATTGTCAGGCTCAAAATGAGCACGGAGTAGACAACTCTACTGCTGTGGCCCTCACTGTAGCAG CCAAACACAGTGCTCAACTGATAATTGCTCTAGCACTGGGGATTATTTTGATTGTCCTGGTTGTTGCTGTGATGACCATCGTTTATTTCAAGAG GAGGAAATCTGAGGGCCAATCGGGTGACCCTGGCGGCATCAAGCAAGCTGAG gaGGAGGGAGTCAACTACGCCTCCATTCAGTTCAAAAAGAAACCAGCGAAGAG CTCAgcacagcagcaggagcagccgATGGATGACTCCAATATCTACAGCACACTGAAGAATTAG
- the LOC133136979 gene encoding B-cell receptor CD22-like isoform X4 yields MGVRYTLHFWTLALVILPGVLGDNWGVWYSKTEICAVRESTETIRCRYTYPELTVNTNPPGRIKEGDNVNLTCDTTCKLNQSEITLLKNKQDLGLPSLQFNSISYQNSGNYSCALKGNITISSKQMILDVQYPPKSTSVSVSPSGEIVEGSSVTLTCSSDANPRVQSYTWFKENRAVSSKRLKETYTISNMSSEDSGRYHCQAQNEHGVDNSTAVALTVAAKHSAQLIIALALGIILIVLVVAVMTIVYFKRKSEGQSGDPGGIKQAEEEGVSYASIQFKKKPAKRKSEGQSGDPGGIKQAEEEGVNYASIQFKKKPAKSSAQQQEQPMDDSNIYSTLKN; encoded by the exons ATGGGGGTCAGATACACTTTGCACTTCTGGACACTGGCTCTTGTCATCCTACCGG gtgtcCTTGGTGATAACTGGGGTGTGTGGTATTCAAAGACAGAAATCTGCGCAGTGAGGGAGTCCACCGAAACCATCCGCTGTCGATATACATATCCt GAGTTAACAGTGAATACAAACCCACCAGGAAGAATAAAAGAGGGAGACAATGTGAATCTGACCTGTGATACAACCTGcaaactgaaccaatcagagatCACCTTATTGAAAAACAAGCAGGACTTGGGACTACCCTCACTTCAGTTCAATTCTATTTCCTACCAAAACTCTGGAAACTACTCATGTGCTCTGAAAGGCAATATAACAATCTCATCTAAACAAATGATTCTGGATGTTCAAT ATCCTCCCAAGAgcacctcagtgtcagtgagtccctctggtgaaatagtggagggcagttcagtgactctgacctgcagtagTGATGCCAACCCACGAGTACAGAGCTACACCTGGTTTAAAGAGAATAGAGCTGTATCCTCAAAGAGACTCAAAGAGACTTACACCATCAGTAATATGAGCTCTGAAGACAGTGGACGGTACCATTGTCAGGCTCAAAATGAGCACGGAGTAGACAACTCTACTGCTGTGGCCCTCACTGTAGCAG CCAAACACAGTGCTCAACTGATAATTGCTCTAGCACTGGGGATTATTTTGATTGTCCTGGTTGTTGCTGTGATGACCATCGTTTATTTCAAGAG GAAATCTGAGGGCCAATCGGGTGACCCTGGCGGCATCAAGCAAGCTGAG gaGGAGGGAGTCAGCTACGCCTCCATTCAGTTCAAAAAGAAACCGGCAAAGAG GAAATCTGAGGGCCAATCGGGTGACCCTGGCGGCATCAAGCAAGCTGAG gaGGAGGGAGTCAACTACGCCTCCATTCAGTTCAAAAAGAAACCAGCGAAGAG CTCAgcacagcagcaggagcagccgATGGATGACTCCAATATCTACAGCACACTGAAGAATTAG
- the LOC133136979 gene encoding B-cell receptor CD22-like isoform X1, which produces MGVRYTLHFWTLALVILPGVLGDNWGVWYSKTEICAVRESTETIRCRYTYPELTVNTNPPGRIKEGDNVNLTCDTTCKLNQSEITLLKNKQDLGLPSLQFNSISYQNSGNYSCALKGNITISSKQMILDVQYPPKSTSVSVSPSGEIVEGSSVTLTCSSDANPRVQSYTWFKENRAVSSKRLKETYTISNMSSEDSGRYHCQAQNEHGVDNSTAVALTVAAKHSAQLIIALALGIILIVLVVAVMTIVYFKRRKSEGQSGDPGGIKQAEEEGVSYASIQFKKKPAKRRKSEGQSGDPGGIKQAEEEGVNYASIQFKKKPAKSSAQQQEQPMDDSNIYSTLKN; this is translated from the exons ATGGGGGTCAGATACACTTTGCACTTCTGGACACTGGCTCTTGTCATCCTACCGG gtgtcCTTGGTGATAACTGGGGTGTGTGGTATTCAAAGACAGAAATCTGCGCAGTGAGGGAGTCCACCGAAACCATCCGCTGTCGATATACATATCCt GAGTTAACAGTGAATACAAACCCACCAGGAAGAATAAAAGAGGGAGACAATGTGAATCTGACCTGTGATACAACCTGcaaactgaaccaatcagagatCACCTTATTGAAAAACAAGCAGGACTTGGGACTACCCTCACTTCAGTTCAATTCTATTTCCTACCAAAACTCTGGAAACTACTCATGTGCTCTGAAAGGCAATATAACAATCTCATCTAAACAAATGATTCTGGATGTTCAAT ATCCTCCCAAGAgcacctcagtgtcagtgagtccctctggtgaaatagtggagggcagttcagtgactctgacctgcagtagTGATGCCAACCCACGAGTACAGAGCTACACCTGGTTTAAAGAGAATAGAGCTGTATCCTCAAAGAGACTCAAAGAGACTTACACCATCAGTAATATGAGCTCTGAAGACAGTGGACGGTACCATTGTCAGGCTCAAAATGAGCACGGAGTAGACAACTCTACTGCTGTGGCCCTCACTGTAGCAG CCAAACACAGTGCTCAACTGATAATTGCTCTAGCACTGGGGATTATTTTGATTGTCCTGGTTGTTGCTGTGATGACCATCGTTTATTTCAAGAG GAGGAAATCTGAGGGCCAATCGGGTGACCCTGGCGGCATCAAGCAAGCTGAG gaGGAGGGAGTCAGCTACGCCTCCATTCAGTTCAAAAAGAAACCGGCAAAGAG GAGGAAATCTGAGGGCCAATCGGGTGACCCTGGCGGCATCAAGCAAGCTGAG gaGGAGGGAGTCAACTACGCCTCCATTCAGTTCAAAAAGAAACCAGCGAAGAG CTCAgcacagcagcaggagcagccgATGGATGACTCCAATATCTACAGCACACTGAAGAATTAG
- the LOC133136979 gene encoding B-cell receptor CD22-like isoform X2, with product MGVRYTLHFWTLALVILPGVLGDNWGVWYSKTEICAVRESTETIRCRYTYPELTVNTNPPGRIKEGDNVNLTCDTTCKLNQSEITLLKNKQDLGLPSLQFNSISYQNSGNYSCALKGNITISSKQMILDVQYPPKSTSVSVSPSGEIVEGSSVTLTCSSDANPRVQSYTWFKENRAVSSKRLKETYTISNMSSEDSGRYHCQAQNEHGVDNSTAVALTVAAKHSAQLIIALALGIILIVLVVAVMTIVYFKRRKSEGQSGDPGGIKQAEEEGVSYASIQFKKKPAKRKSEGQSGDPGGIKQAEEEGVNYASIQFKKKPAKSSAQQQEQPMDDSNIYSTLKN from the exons ATGGGGGTCAGATACACTTTGCACTTCTGGACACTGGCTCTTGTCATCCTACCGG gtgtcCTTGGTGATAACTGGGGTGTGTGGTATTCAAAGACAGAAATCTGCGCAGTGAGGGAGTCCACCGAAACCATCCGCTGTCGATATACATATCCt GAGTTAACAGTGAATACAAACCCACCAGGAAGAATAAAAGAGGGAGACAATGTGAATCTGACCTGTGATACAACCTGcaaactgaaccaatcagagatCACCTTATTGAAAAACAAGCAGGACTTGGGACTACCCTCACTTCAGTTCAATTCTATTTCCTACCAAAACTCTGGAAACTACTCATGTGCTCTGAAAGGCAATATAACAATCTCATCTAAACAAATGATTCTGGATGTTCAAT ATCCTCCCAAGAgcacctcagtgtcagtgagtccctctggtgaaatagtggagggcagttcagtgactctgacctgcagtagTGATGCCAACCCACGAGTACAGAGCTACACCTGGTTTAAAGAGAATAGAGCTGTATCCTCAAAGAGACTCAAAGAGACTTACACCATCAGTAATATGAGCTCTGAAGACAGTGGACGGTACCATTGTCAGGCTCAAAATGAGCACGGAGTAGACAACTCTACTGCTGTGGCCCTCACTGTAGCAG CCAAACACAGTGCTCAACTGATAATTGCTCTAGCACTGGGGATTATTTTGATTGTCCTGGTTGTTGCTGTGATGACCATCGTTTATTTCAAGAG GAGGAAATCTGAGGGCCAATCGGGTGACCCTGGCGGCATCAAGCAAGCTGAG gaGGAGGGAGTCAGCTACGCCTCCATTCAGTTCAAAAAGAAACCGGCAAAGAG GAAATCTGAGGGCCAATCGGGTGACCCTGGCGGCATCAAGCAAGCTGAG gaGGAGGGAGTCAACTACGCCTCCATTCAGTTCAAAAAGAAACCAGCGAAGAG CTCAgcacagcagcaggagcagccgATGGATGACTCCAATATCTACAGCACACTGAAGAATTAG
- the LOC133136979 gene encoding B-cell receptor CD22-like isoform X6: MGVRYTLHFWTLALVILPGVLGDNWGVWYSKTEICAVRESTETIRCRYTYPELTVNTNPPGRIKEGDNVNLTCDTTCKLNQSEITLLKNKQDLGLPSLQFNSISYQNSGNYSCALKGNITISSKQMILDVQYPPKSTSVSVSPSGEIVEGSSVTLTCSSDANPRVQSYTWFKENRAVSSKRLKETYTISNMSSEDSGRYHCQAQNEHGVDNSTAVALTVAGGNLRANRVTLAASSKLRRRESATPPFSSKRNRQRGGNLRANRVTLAASSKLRRRESTTPPFSSKRNQRRAQHSSRSSRWMTPISTAH; this comes from the exons ATGGGGGTCAGATACACTTTGCACTTCTGGACACTGGCTCTTGTCATCCTACCGG gtgtcCTTGGTGATAACTGGGGTGTGTGGTATTCAAAGACAGAAATCTGCGCAGTGAGGGAGTCCACCGAAACCATCCGCTGTCGATATACATATCCt GAGTTAACAGTGAATACAAACCCACCAGGAAGAATAAAAGAGGGAGACAATGTGAATCTGACCTGTGATACAACCTGcaaactgaaccaatcagagatCACCTTATTGAAAAACAAGCAGGACTTGGGACTACCCTCACTTCAGTTCAATTCTATTTCCTACCAAAACTCTGGAAACTACTCATGTGCTCTGAAAGGCAATATAACAATCTCATCTAAACAAATGATTCTGGATGTTCAAT ATCCTCCCAAGAgcacctcagtgtcagtgagtccctctggtgaaatagtggagggcagttcagtgactctgacctgcagtagTGATGCCAACCCACGAGTACAGAGCTACACCTGGTTTAAAGAGAATAGAGCTGTATCCTCAAAGAGACTCAAAGAGACTTACACCATCAGTAATATGAGCTCTGAAGACAGTGGACGGTACCATTGTCAGGCTCAAAATGAGCACGGAGTAGACAACTCTACTGCTGTGGCCCTCACTGTAGCAG GAGGAAATCTGAGGGCCAATCGGGTGACCCTGGCGGCATCAAGCAAGCTGAG gaGGAGGGAGTCAGCTACGCCTCCATTCAGTTCAAAAAGAAACCGGCAAAGAG GAGGAAATCTGAGGGCCAATCGGGTGACCCTGGCGGCATCAAGCAAGCTGAG gaGGAGGGAGTCAACTACGCCTCCATTCAGTTCAAAAAGAAACCAGCGAAGAG CTCAgcacagcagcaggagcagccgATGGATGACTCCAATATCTACAGCACACTGA
- the LOC133136979 gene encoding B-cell receptor CD22-like isoform X9 yields the protein MGVRYTLHFWTLALVILPGVLGDNWGVWYSKTEICAVRESTETIRCRYTYPELTVNTNPPGRIKEGDNVNLTCDTTCKLNQSEITLLKNKQDLGLPSLQFNSISYQNSGNYSCALKGNITISSKQMILDVQYPPKSTSVSVSPSGEIVEGSSVTLTCSSDANPRVQSYTWFKENRAVSSKRLKETYTISNMSSEDSGRYHCQAQNEHGVDNSTAVALTVAGGNLRANRVTLAASSKLRRRESATPPFSSKRNRQRGNLRANRVTLAASSKLRRRESTTPPFSSKRNQRRAQHSSRSSRWMTPISTAH from the exons ATGGGGGTCAGATACACTTTGCACTTCTGGACACTGGCTCTTGTCATCCTACCGG gtgtcCTTGGTGATAACTGGGGTGTGTGGTATTCAAAGACAGAAATCTGCGCAGTGAGGGAGTCCACCGAAACCATCCGCTGTCGATATACATATCCt GAGTTAACAGTGAATACAAACCCACCAGGAAGAATAAAAGAGGGAGACAATGTGAATCTGACCTGTGATACAACCTGcaaactgaaccaatcagagatCACCTTATTGAAAAACAAGCAGGACTTGGGACTACCCTCACTTCAGTTCAATTCTATTTCCTACCAAAACTCTGGAAACTACTCATGTGCTCTGAAAGGCAATATAACAATCTCATCTAAACAAATGATTCTGGATGTTCAAT ATCCTCCCAAGAgcacctcagtgtcagtgagtccctctggtgaaatagtggagggcagttcagtgactctgacctgcagtagTGATGCCAACCCACGAGTACAGAGCTACACCTGGTTTAAAGAGAATAGAGCTGTATCCTCAAAGAGACTCAAAGAGACTTACACCATCAGTAATATGAGCTCTGAAGACAGTGGACGGTACCATTGTCAGGCTCAAAATGAGCACGGAGTAGACAACTCTACTGCTGTGGCCCTCACTGTAGCAG GAGGAAATCTGAGGGCCAATCGGGTGACCCTGGCGGCATCAAGCAAGCTGAG gaGGAGGGAGTCAGCTACGCCTCCATTCAGTTCAAAAAGAAACCGGCAAAGAG GAAATCTGAGGGCCAATCGGGTGACCCTGGCGGCATCAAGCAAGCTGAG gaGGAGGGAGTCAACTACGCCTCCATTCAGTTCAAAAAGAAACCAGCGAAGAG CTCAgcacagcagcaggagcagccgATGGATGACTCCAATATCTACAGCACACTGA
- the LOC133136979 gene encoding B-cell receptor CD22-like isoform X11 — translation MGVRYTLHFWTLALVILPGVLGDNWGVWYSKTEICAVRESTETIRCRYTYPELTVNTNPPGRIKEGDNVNLTCDTTCKLNQSEITLLKNKQDLGLPSLQFNSISYQNSGNYSCALKGNITISSKQMILDVQYPPKSTSVSVSPSGEIVEGSSVTLTCSSDANPRVQSYTWFKENRAVSSKRLKETYTISNMSSEDSGRYHCQAQNEHGVDNSTAVALTVAGGNLRANRVTLAASSKLRRRESATPPFSSKRNRQRAQQQEQPMDDSNIYSTLKN, via the exons ATGGGGGTCAGATACACTTTGCACTTCTGGACACTGGCTCTTGTCATCCTACCGG gtgtcCTTGGTGATAACTGGGGTGTGTGGTATTCAAAGACAGAAATCTGCGCAGTGAGGGAGTCCACCGAAACCATCCGCTGTCGATATACATATCCt GAGTTAACAGTGAATACAAACCCACCAGGAAGAATAAAAGAGGGAGACAATGTGAATCTGACCTGTGATACAACCTGcaaactgaaccaatcagagatCACCTTATTGAAAAACAAGCAGGACTTGGGACTACCCTCACTTCAGTTCAATTCTATTTCCTACCAAAACTCTGGAAACTACTCATGTGCTCTGAAAGGCAATATAACAATCTCATCTAAACAAATGATTCTGGATGTTCAAT ATCCTCCCAAGAgcacctcagtgtcagtgagtccctctggtgaaatagtggagggcagttcagtgactctgacctgcagtagTGATGCCAACCCACGAGTACAGAGCTACACCTGGTTTAAAGAGAATAGAGCTGTATCCTCAAAGAGACTCAAAGAGACTTACACCATCAGTAATATGAGCTCTGAAGACAGTGGACGGTACCATTGTCAGGCTCAAAATGAGCACGGAGTAGACAACTCTACTGCTGTGGCCCTCACTGTAGCAG GAGGAAATCTGAGGGCCAATCGGGTGACCCTGGCGGCATCAAGCAAGCTGAG gaGGAGGGAGTCAGCTACGCCTCCATTCAGTTCAAAAAGAAACCGGCAAAGAG cacagcagcaggagcagccgATGGATGACTCCAATATCTACAGCACACTGAAGAATTAG
- the LOC133136979 gene encoding B-cell receptor CD22-like isoform X8, with translation MGVRYTLHFWTLALVILPGVLGDNWGVWYSKTEICAVRESTETIRCRYTYPELTVNTNPPGRIKEGDNVNLTCDTTCKLNQSEITLLKNKQDLGLPSLQFNSISYQNSGNYSCALKGNITISSKQMILDVQYPPKSTSVSVSPSGEIVEGSSVTLTCSSDANPRVQSYTWFKENRAVSSKRLKETYTISNMSSEDSGRYHCQAQNEHGVDNSTAVALTVAGNLRANRVTLAASSKLRRRESATPPFSSKRNRQRGGNLRANRVTLAASSKLRRRESTTPPFSSKRNQRRAQHSSRSSRWMTPISTAH, from the exons ATGGGGGTCAGATACACTTTGCACTTCTGGACACTGGCTCTTGTCATCCTACCGG gtgtcCTTGGTGATAACTGGGGTGTGTGGTATTCAAAGACAGAAATCTGCGCAGTGAGGGAGTCCACCGAAACCATCCGCTGTCGATATACATATCCt GAGTTAACAGTGAATACAAACCCACCAGGAAGAATAAAAGAGGGAGACAATGTGAATCTGACCTGTGATACAACCTGcaaactgaaccaatcagagatCACCTTATTGAAAAACAAGCAGGACTTGGGACTACCCTCACTTCAGTTCAATTCTATTTCCTACCAAAACTCTGGAAACTACTCATGTGCTCTGAAAGGCAATATAACAATCTCATCTAAACAAATGATTCTGGATGTTCAAT ATCCTCCCAAGAgcacctcagtgtcagtgagtccctctggtgaaatagtggagggcagttcagtgactctgacctgcagtagTGATGCCAACCCACGAGTACAGAGCTACACCTGGTTTAAAGAGAATAGAGCTGTATCCTCAAAGAGACTCAAAGAGACTTACACCATCAGTAATATGAGCTCTGAAGACAGTGGACGGTACCATTGTCAGGCTCAAAATGAGCACGGAGTAGACAACTCTACTGCTGTGGCCCTCACTGTAGCAG GAAATCTGAGGGCCAATCGGGTGACCCTGGCGGCATCAAGCAAGCTGAG gaGGAGGGAGTCAGCTACGCCTCCATTCAGTTCAAAAAGAAACCGGCAAAGAG GAGGAAATCTGAGGGCCAATCGGGTGACCCTGGCGGCATCAAGCAAGCTGAG gaGGAGGGAGTCAACTACGCCTCCATTCAGTTCAAAAAGAAACCAGCGAAGAG CTCAgcacagcagcaggagcagccgATGGATGACTCCAATATCTACAGCACACTGA
- the LOC133136979 gene encoding B-cell receptor CD22-like isoform X5: MIKDIRLEDAGYYSFRFETTDKWTGVPAVNLQVTELTVNTNPPGRIKEGDNVNLTCDTTCKLNQSEITLLKNKQDLGLPSLQFNSISYQNSGNYSCALKGNITISSKQMILDVQYPPKSTSVSVSPSGEIVEGSSVTLTCSSDANPRVQSYTWFKENRAVSSKRLKETYTISNMSSEDSGRYHCQAQNEHGVDNSTAVALTVAAKHSAQLIIALALGIILIVLVVAVMTIVYFKRRKSEGQSGDPGGIKQAEEEGVSYASIQFKKKPAKRRKSEGQSGDPGGIKQAEEEGVNYASIQFKKKPAKSSAQQQEQPMDDSNIYSTLKN; encoded by the exons ATGATTAAGGACATCAGGCTCGAAGACGCTGGGTATTACTCCTTCAGATTTGAAACGACCGATAAATGGACTGGTGTTCCAGCAGTGAACCTTCAAGTCACTG AGTTAACAGTGAATACAAACCCACCAGGAAGAATAAAAGAGGGAGACAATGTGAATCTGACCTGTGATACAACCTGcaaactgaaccaatcagagatCACCTTATTGAAAAACAAGCAGGACTTGGGACTACCCTCACTTCAGTTCAATTCTATTTCCTACCAAAACTCTGGAAACTACTCATGTGCTCTGAAAGGCAATATAACAATCTCATCTAAACAAATGATTCTGGATGTTCAAT ATCCTCCCAAGAgcacctcagtgtcagtgagtccctctggtgaaatagtggagggcagttcagtgactctgacctgcagtagTGATGCCAACCCACGAGTACAGAGCTACACCTGGTTTAAAGAGAATAGAGCTGTATCCTCAAAGAGACTCAAAGAGACTTACACCATCAGTAATATGAGCTCTGAAGACAGTGGACGGTACCATTGTCAGGCTCAAAATGAGCACGGAGTAGACAACTCTACTGCTGTGGCCCTCACTGTAGCAG CCAAACACAGTGCTCAACTGATAATTGCTCTAGCACTGGGGATTATTTTGATTGTCCTGGTTGTTGCTGTGATGACCATCGTTTATTTCAAGAG GAGGAAATCTGAGGGCCAATCGGGTGACCCTGGCGGCATCAAGCAAGCTGAG gaGGAGGGAGTCAGCTACGCCTCCATTCAGTTCAAAAAGAAACCGGCAAAGAG GAGGAAATCTGAGGGCCAATCGGGTGACCCTGGCGGCATCAAGCAAGCTGAG gaGGAGGGAGTCAACTACGCCTCCATTCAGTTCAAAAAGAAACCAGCGAAGAG CTCAgcacagcagcaggagcagccgATGGATGACTCCAATATCTACAGCACACTGAAGAATTAG